A stretch of the Argentina anserina chromosome 6, drPotAnse1.1, whole genome shotgun sequence genome encodes the following:
- the LOC126798918 gene encoding formin-like protein 3 yields the protein MVIWEGMQMRRESYGVLVFLLCALVIGASEGVRRTKETFFGGDWVSHEEEIIDEDMAEQVWYHCRRELIGGIDGVEDLDLYIPHEAASESETMFFSKSSIHNAILVLPPHVKQTLVACLRKKGIVFHTSDKRDSTNNWLINCFEWLLGTEITPRRYLTSASPELKAPSPAPSLAPHSAPSLAPSPDSDLALDKGSSLSSSRSPSRTIIAPNRKEESSNKKKAPTPAPTRSPPKSSGRGSPPPRSSGKGGVDKPAKINSSPSKNEGMSIIKIVSISVASAVILLVVVLPICCCCIKRRRKPVGPAHVRLKDDRPLLYISSAGSSQVSNSVGSSREFSASGKSGNLPKKNENGNESVETKSEATAGPANPSLPPPPGKAAPLPPGPPPPPPLRPRPPPPPKAAPKPMPGKAQIPPLGHRKANDEEAGDVGSDSGKTKLKPFFWDKVNANPDQSMVWHELKAGSFQFNEEKIESLFGYNANQSERRKDSPSMEPAIQYIQIIDRKKAQNLSILLRALNVTTEEVAEALREGTELPVELLQTLLKMAPTSEEELKLRLYTGDLALLGPAERFLKVMVDIPFAFKRMEALLFMCSFTEEVTNIEESFETLEVACNKLRKSRLFLKLLEAVLKTGNRMNDGTYRGGAQAFRLDTLLKLADVKGTDGKTTLLHFVVQEIIRYEGKKAARNARESDHSMSSMSTQEFVIEVGEESAEHYRNLGLQAVSGLSDELQDVKKAAVVDADNLTATAASLGTNLIKAKNFVNNDLKDNFDEDSEFHRALASFLERAEGEVTCLLEEEKRITTLVKNTADYFHGNAMKDEGIRLFTIVRDFLVILNRVCAEIRVQETNQKKTNSRKVALSEASAKKALAEASSKKEAPTEASSENQSTVQTEEASLEKKEEAPTEPNLEKKDKVPTEASSEKQGKAPTRASSEKKDKASTEASLEKKEKAPTEASSEKKDKAPTEESSDKQSEIRKPSFDYSQRLFPAIAELRIEDDFSSDDET from the exons ATGGTGATTTGGGAaggaatgcaaatgagaagagaGAGTTATGGAGTTTTGGTGTTTCTGCTATGTGCTTTGGTCATTGGGGCCTCTGAGGGAGTCAGGAGGACCAAAGAGACCTTCTTTGGAGGTGATTGGGTTTCCCATGAGGAGGAGATCATAGATGAAGATATG GCAGAGCAGGTATGGTACCATTGCAGGAGAGAATTGATTGGTGGAATAGATGGGGTGGAAGATCTTGATTTGTATATTCCACATGAAGCAGCCAGTGAGTCGGAAACAATGTTTTTTTCAAAGAGCAGCATACATAATGCGATTTTAGTTCTTCCTCCTCATGTTAAACAAACACTTGTTGCTTGCTTAAGAAAGAAAGGTATTGTGTTTCATACTTCAGATAAAAGGGATAGTACCAACAACTGGTTGATCAACTGCTTTGAGTGGCTTCTAGGTACTGAAATCACTCCTAGAAGATATTTGACTAGTGCTTCCCCGGAGTTAAAAGCACCATCCCCTGCTCCATCCCTAGCACCACACAGTGCTCCATCTCTAGCTCCAAGCCCTGATTCAGATTTAGCTCTAGATAAAGGATCTTCTTTGTCTAGTAGTCGATCACCTTCTCGTACAATTATAGCTCCAAACCGTAAAGAAGAGTCatctaacaaaaaaaaggcacCTACACCAGCACCTACACGTTCACCTCCTAAATCAAGTGGAAGGGGAAGTCCACCTCCCAGATCAAGTGGGAAAGGAGGTGTGGACAAACCAGCCAAAATAAATAGTTCACCATCAAAGAATGAGGGCATGAGTATCATCAAAATCGTTTCTATTTCAGTGGCTTCAGCAGTAATACTTTTGGTTGTTGTACTGCCAATCTGCTGCTGTTGTATAAAGAGAAGGAGGAAACCAGTTGGTCCGGCACATGTACGACTAAAGGATGATAGACCTCTTCTCTATATATCTTCTGCTG GTTCTTCACAAGTGTCCAACAGTGTAGGTTCAAGTAGAGAGTTTAGCGCTAGTGGAAAGTCAGGAAATTTGcctaagaaaaatgaaaatgggAATGAATCTGTTGAGACAAAGTCAGAAGCTACAGCAGGACCAGCAAACCCTTCATTACCACCTCCTCCTGGAAAAGCAGCTCCTCTGCCTCCTGgaccaccacctcctcctcctcttcgtCCTCGCCCGCCCCCACCTCCCAAAGCCGCCCCTAAACCAATGCCTGGTAAGGCTCAAATTCCACCTCTAGGACATCGGAAAGCAAATGATGAAGAAGCTGGTGATGTTGGAAGTGATTCCGGAAAGACCAAGTTAAAACCGTTCTTCTGGGATAAGGTTAATGCTAACCCTGATCAATCGATGGTTTGGCATGAGCTTAAAGCAGGATCATTCCA GTTCAATGAAGAAAAGATAGAGTCTTTGTTTGGTTATAATGCCAATCAAAGTGAACGTAGAAAGGATTCACCATCCATGGAGCCTGCAATCCAGTATATCCAGATTATTGATAGAAAGAAAGCACAAAATCTATCGATTCTTCTGCGagcattgaatgtgacaacaGAAGAAGTTGCTGAGGCCCTCCGAGAAG gTACTGAGCTTCCTGTAGAGCTACTCCAAACTCTGTTGAAGATGGCACCCACTTCAGAAGAGGAACTGAAGCTTAGGTTATACACAGGTGATCTTGCTCTACTAGGCCCTGCAGAGCGGTTCCTAAAAGTCATGGTCGACATACCATTTGCTTTTAAGCGTATGGAGGCACTGCTCTTCATGTGTTCCTTCACAGAGGAGGTCACTAACATTGAAGAATCCTTTGAAACTTTAGAG GTTGCTTGCAATAAACTTAGGAAGAGTAGGCTATTCCTAAAACTTTTGGAAGCCGTATTAAAAACTGGTAACCGGATGAATGATGGTACCTACCGTGGTGGTGCACAAGCATTTAGGCTTGATACCCTCTTGAAACTGGCTGATGTAAAAGGAACTGATGGCAAGACCACCCTCTTGCATTTTGTCGTTCAGGAGATCATCCGTTACGAGGGAAAGAAAGCTGCTCGTAATGCTAGAGAATCAGACCACAGCATGTCCAGTATGAGCACACAAGAGTTTGTTATAGAAGTTGGTGAGGAATCAGCCGAGCATTATCGTAACCTGGGTCTTCAGGCTGTCTCAGGTTTAAGCGATGAGCTTCAAGATGTTAAAAAGGCAGCTGTTGTGGATGCTGATAACTTAACTGCTACAGCTGCAAGTCTAGGAACAAATCTAATAAAAGCTAAAAACTTTGTGAACAACGACTTGAAGGATAATTTTGATGAAGACAGTGAGTTCCATCGTGCACTTGCCAGTTTTCTGGAGCGTGCAGAAGGAGAAGTTACATGTCTTCTGGAGGAAGAAAAGAGAATAACGACTCTTGTGAAGAACACAGCAGATTACTTTCATGGGAATGCAATGAAGGATGAAGGTATTCGTTTGTTTACCATTGTACGCGATTTCTTGGTAATTTTGAACAGGGTATGTGCTGAGATCAGAGTGCAAGAAACGAATCAAAAGAAGACCAATTCCAGGAAAGTGGCTCTCTCAGAAGCAAGTGCTAAGAAAGCTCTCGCAGAAGCAAGTTCCAAGAAAGAGGCTCCCACGGAAGCAAGTTCAGAAAACCAGTCGACAGTGCAAACGGAAGAAGCAAGTCTAGAGAAGAAGGAAGAGGCTCCCACAGAACCAAATTTAGAAAAGAAAGACAAGGTTCCCACAGAAGCTAGTTCAGAAAAGCAAGGGAAGGCTCCCACAAGAGCTAGTTCAGAGAAAAAGGACAAGGCTTCCACTGAAGCAAGTttagagaagaaagaaaaggctcCCACAGAAGCAAGTTCAGAAAAGAAAGACAAGGCTCCCACAGAAGAAAGTTCAGATAAACAATCAGAAATTCGAAAGCCATCTTTTGATTATAGTCAGCGACTCTTTCCAGCAATTGCAGAACTGCGAATAGAGGATGATTTCAGTTCAGATGATGAGACTTGA
- the LOC126798932 gene encoding STOREKEEPER protein-like: MAPHKHLPEDPPAASSMDEDSDAETIAEEEEEEEEVENDVVEDEKEEEEDEEDDNEEQENVNAKKPQSESASDDDADSETESDNMSHSPSASDFTVKPIISKPMTDSPAKKPTKKTAAAPAKPSSGSKRAAETDSNPKDSKKTKKGGGANGGGGGDDEDSKKGQGRLWGEEDEIAILQGMIDFKAKKDTDPSANMGAFHEYLKNNLKADVSKNQLTDKARRLKKKYQTNADKGEEAVFAKAHELKSFELSKRIWGVEADGADDGGKSGKKKPRKSVKAGNNNNNSSTVLALPVVDSGEKSARNNVEKKAGVSVANGGVKAEPEEFWSKYPYLSDSLRVGSCPSKWEGMERVVSQGVPSIGSSKAKGLDERWRKLQVLEMELAVNKLDLMHQQAKLALEAMKMKRKE; this comes from the coding sequence ATGGCTCCCCATAAGCACCTACCAGAAGACCCTCCCGCCGCTTCGTCAATGGACGAAGACTCCGACGCCGAGACCATCGccgaagaagaggaggaggaggaggaggtagaaaacgacgtcgttgaggacgaaaaggaagaagaagaggatgagGAAGATGATAATGAAGAACAGGAGAATGTGAATGCCAAGAAGCCTCAATCGGAATCTGCCTCCGACGACGACGCCGACTCGGAGACCGAGTCCGACAACATGAGCCACTCCCCATCCGCCTCAGATTTCACCGTCAAGCCCATCATCTCCAAGCCCATGACCGACTCCCCCGCCAAAAAGCCCACCAAGAAGACCGCCGCAGCTCCGGCGAAGCCCAGTTCAGGCTCCAAGCGCGCGGCGGAGACCGATTCGAATCCGAAAGATTccaagaagacgaagaagggAGGAGGAGCcaacggcggcggcggcggcgacgACGAGGACAGCAAGAAGGGCCAGGGGCGGCTGTGGGGCGAGGAGGACGAGATTGCAATCTTGCAAGGGATGATCGACTTCAAGGCCAAGAAGGATACTGACCCGTCTGCCAATATGGGGGCCTTCCATGAATACCTCAAGAACAACTTGAAGGCTGACGTCAGCAAGAACCAGCTGACGGACAAGGCGAGGAGGCTGAAGAAGAAGTACCAGACCAATGCCGACAAGGGCGAGGAGGCGGTGTTTGCGAAAGCGCACGAGCTGAAGTCGTTCGAGCTGTCGAAAAGGATTTGGGGGGTGGAGGCGGATGGGGCGGATGATGGTGGGAAGAGTGGGAAGAAGAAGCCGAGGAAGAGTGTCAAGGCTGGCAACAATAACAACAACTCTTCGACAGTGTTGGCATTGCCTGTTGTGGATTCGGGTGAGAAGAGTGCTCGGAACAATGTGGAGAAGAAAGCCGGGGTGAGTGTTGCTAATGGGGGAGTTAAGGCTGAGCCGGAGGAGTTTTGGTCCAAGTATCCGTATCTGAGTGATTCTTTGAGGGTTGGGAGTTGCCCGTCGAAGTGGGAGGGAATGGAGAGAGTTGTGAGTCAGGGTGTGCCTTCCATTGGGAGCTCAAAGGCGAAAGGGTTGGATGAAAGGTGGAGGAAGTTGCAGGTCTTGGAGATGGAGTTGGCTGTCAATAAGCTTGATTTAATGCATCAACAGGCTAAGCTTGCATTGGAGgcgatgaagatgaagaggaAGGAGTAG